The sequence below is a genomic window from Candidatus Methanoperedens sp..
AGCGCCAGGTCGATAAAGCTTGATCTTGAGCATTTTACCCTTATAGGTGCGACCACAAAAGTGGGCCTTCTGGGTTCGCCTTTCAGGGACAGGTTTGGTTTCATATCACGTCTCACCCTCTATGAAGTCGGTGAGCTTGTGCAGGTAGTAAAGAGAAGTGCCTACATACTGGGAATCCCGGTAACGCAGGACGGATCGGTGGAAATAGCCAAACGCAGCAGGGGCACGCCCAGGATCGCGAATCGGCTGCTCCGGCGTGTGAGGGATTTTGCTATGGTGAGGGCCCAAGGAGAGATTACGCAGGTGGTGGCAGATAATGCGCTTACTATGCTTGGTATAGACAAACTCGGACTGGATGACCTCGACAGGCGCATACTTTCTGTGATAGCGGATGATTTTGATGGAGGACCCGTAGGCGTGAAGACCATTGCAATCTCAGTGGGCGAAGAGGTCAGGACGATAGAAGAAGTTTATGAACCATATCTTATCCAGATCGGATTTATAAAGCGAACGCCGCAGGGAAGGGAGACAACCCCGGCTGCAAGGAAGCATATCGCAGCATCATGACGAGGCAAAACTTTCGGGCGTCACATTTAAAATAGGCACACGTAGATATACTGTCTCATGAAAAAGGGTTATATTGCTGAGCGCCTTATTTATACTGCCCTTATAGCCTGGGGCGTCATGACCGCTGCTTTTGTCATTATAAGGTTAGGCCCGAATTCTCCTGCCGACAGGTATATTGCCAATCTCGGTGCCGGTCATAACGTCACCCAGGTCGCGGCTGCCATAGAAGCGAGATACGGGTTGAATAAGCCACTCTACGAGCAGTATCTTGAATACATGAGTTCCCTTCTGCATGGGGACTGGGGCTGGTCCTTTTCTACTTCAATGCCCGTGATGGAATTGATAAAGACCCACTGGTTCTACTCTTTTCAGCTCATTCTACTCTCATCGATTTTTGCAATCTCCCTGGGTCTTCTTATTGGTATCTATTCTGCGGTCAAGAAAGGCACGAAGTTAGATCATTTGGCAACATTTTTCTCTTTTATCGGTATTTCGATCCCGAATTTCTGGCTGGGTATAATGCTTATCCTGATATTTTCAGTCAGGTTAGGCTGGTTCCAGACTTATTACGACACAGGCCTGCCCACGTTCTCTCTGGCCAACGTGAAAGCCCTGATACTTCCAGTCATAACCCTTGGCACGGGAATGGTGGCTGGATACAGCAGGTATGTGAGGTCCTCGATGCTCGAGAACTTGCGCAAGGACTTTGTAAGGACAGCCCGTGCAAAAGGACTTCCTGAATATGTGGTGATAGGAAAACACGTGTTCAGGAACGCATTATTGCCGATATTAACGATAATCATGTGGGATATGAGCGCTATCGTTTTTGGAGGAGCTTACCTGACAGAGGTAATTTTCGGGATACCAGGTCTTGGGAGGATTTCTTTTAATGCGATATTCGCGGATGATTATGCCGTGGTAATGGCGGTAACTCTGATAAGTGCTTTTGTCACCCTGCTCTTTAACCTGATTACAGATATTGCATATACACAGCTTGATCCTAGGGTGAAGTATGATTAGATTGGACATTCTGAACATTCCAGAAGGGAAAGACATCTTTTTTACCCTTCCGATTTTATATTCGAATAATGTTCATAGAGGTTAAACAGATATGATCATTGCACAGCGCCAATGGGAGAAGATAAAAAATAATAAATCCGCATTCCTGGGGCTGATATTTATAATCTTCCTGTTCGCGACCGCTATTTTTGGTCCTTTTCTGACCAGAAATCCCAATGAAATTAATTTTAACGATAAGAATCTTCCGCCCGTTGGCTTCAGCATCGAGCAGTCGGTTTACAATCTAAAGACGCAGGCGCTTGAGACAATCAGGAAGGAGGGAAACTGGGAACACCCGATGGGTACGGACGACAAGGGGAGGGACATGTTAGCCATGTTAGTTTCAGGAGCGAGGGTATCTCTGGAAGTAGGCTTTCTCGCAACAGGTATTGCAATACTGATCGGAACTATCATAGGCGTGACATCCGCATATTTCGGAGGTGCCTTTGACAATGTTCTAATGAGATTCACGGATGTGATAATGACATTTCCTTTTTTCCTGCTGCTTGTTCTGATAG
It includes:
- the ruvB gene encoding Holliday junction branch migration DNA helicase RuvB, with product MEERIITPVLLNEEKEDITIRPGRLDEFIGQNALKESLKVFIEASKKRGEPLDHILFSGPPGLGKTTLAHIIAREMGTGIKATSGPVLEKPGDLAAILTTLKNGDVLFIDEIHRLNSVIEEILYPAMEDFEIDVMIGEGPSARSIKLDLEHFTLIGATTKVGLLGSPFRDRFGFISRLTLYEVGELVQVVKRSAYILGIPVTQDGSVEIAKRSRGTPRIANRLLRRVRDFAMVRAQGEITQVVADNALTMLGIDKLGLDDLDRRILSVIADDFDGGPVGVKTIAISVGEEVRTIEEVYEPYLIQIGFIKRTPQGRETTPAARKHIAAS
- a CDS encoding ABC transporter permease; this encodes MIIAQRQWEKIKNNKSAFLGLIFIIFLFATAIFGPFLTRNPNEINFNDKNLPPVGFSIEQSVYNLKTQALETIRKEGNWEHPMGTDDKGRDMLAMLVSGARVSLEVGFLATGIAILIGTIIGVTSAYFGGAFDNVLMRFTDVIMTFPFFLLLVLIVYMYGANMIFIILAIGLTGWTGTARLVRSEVLSLRTADFITASKALGASDLRIIFHHLIPNAMSSIIVITTLSIPGVILAEAALSFIGLGDPTVTSWGRVLNAGQDSLVTTWWVAVEPGIMLFLTVLAFNFLGDGLRDAFDPKSE
- a CDS encoding ABC transporter permease — its product is MKKGYIAERLIYTALIAWGVMTAAFVIIRLGPNSPADRYIANLGAGHNVTQVAAAIEARYGLNKPLYEQYLEYMSSLLHGDWGWSFSTSMPVMELIKTHWFYSFQLILLSSIFAISLGLLIGIYSAVKKGTKLDHLATFFSFIGISIPNFWLGIMLILIFSVRLGWFQTYYDTGLPTFSLANVKALILPVITLGTGMVAGYSRYVRSSMLENLRKDFVRTARAKGLPEYVVIGKHVFRNALLPILTIIMWDMSAIVFGGAYLTEVIFGIPGLGRISFNAIFADDYAVVMAVTLISAFVTLLFNLITDIAYTQLDPRVKYD